In Phoenix dactylifera cultivar Barhee BC4 chromosome 11, palm_55x_up_171113_PBpolish2nd_filt_p, whole genome shotgun sequence, the following are encoded in one genomic region:
- the LOC103715147 gene encoding dnaJ homolog subfamily B member 3-like has protein sequence MGKEQCSGRPGSCYAVLGVRPDASAGEIRSAYRKLAMKWHPDKRGREPWLAEEANRRFQQIHEAYQVLSDEKRRTLYDAGLYDPVQDNEDEVEGFHDFVQEMLMLMRNVRREEKEHSLEELQQMLAEMARDFATPLSSPRWFDSPLI, from the exons ATGGGAAAAGAGCAGTGTAGCGGCCGGCCGGGATCTTGTTACGCCGTGCTGGGCGTCCGCCCGGACGCTTCCGCCGGCGAGATTCGTAGTGCTTATCGGAAACTCGCGATG AAATGGCATCCGGATAAAAGGGGAAGGGAGCCATGGCTGGCGGAGGAGGCCAACCGGAGATTCCAGCAGATCCACGAGGCTTACCAAG TGTTGTCGGATGAAAAGAGGAGAACATTGTATGATGCAGGACTCTACGATCCGGTCCAAGACAACGAAGACGAAGTCGAG ggatTTCATGATTTCGTTCAAGAAATGCTGATGCTCATGAGGAACGTGAGGAGAGAG GAGAAGGAACATAGTTTGGAGGAGCTGCAGCAAATGTTGGCCGAGATGGCACGCGATTTTGCCACCCCGCTATCATCGCCTCGTTGGTTCGACTCTCCTTTAATTTAG